CTGGCAACAGCTTGACCAGACCGAACGCTTCGTGCTGCACAAACTGATGACGGGCGCGTTTCGAGTTGGCGTGTCGCAGAAGATGGTGGTGAAAGCGTTGGCGCAACGCTTCGGATTGCCTTCCGAAGTACTGGCTCACCGTTTGATGGGCGACTGGGAACCGTCCGCTGAATTCTTCAATTCGCTGATGAATGCCGACACCGGGGACGCTCACATCAGCCAACCGTATCCGTTTTTTCTGGCCCATCCCCTCGAAGCCTATGTCGAAACACTCGGGCCTGTCACAGACTGGCAGGCCGAATGGAAGTGGGATGGGATTCGTGCTCAGTTGCTGAAACGTGATGATCAGTTTTTCATCTGGTCTCGCGGCGAAGAATTAATGACGGATCGTTTCCCGGAACTCACCGCCATCGCCGATAGCGTTCCCAACGGCTCAGCCGTAGACGGAGAAATCGTCGCGTTCAAAGACGGTGGGATTCTGCCATTCAGCCAAATGCAGCGACGCATCGGGCGAAAGAAGCCTGGCAAGAAAATTCTCAGCGATATTCCCGTCTCGTTTATCGCCTTTGATCTGCTGGAGTGGCAGGGCAGGGATGTGCGTGAGGAACCGCTCACATTTCGGAGGCAGCAACTACAGGGAATCGTGGACGCCGTTGCCACAGAAAATCCAAACACCGCGATTCAGCTTTCGAAGGAACTCCCCTGCCAGTCATGGAGTGACCTCGCAGAGCTACGGCAGCAGAGCCGTGAGAATCAGGCGGAAGGTCTGATGCTGAAACGGCGAGACAGCCCATACCGAGTCGGCCGGCCTCGCGGCGACTGGTGGAAGTGGAAGATCGAGCCGTACACCGTTGACGCGGTGCTGACCTACGCTCAACGAGGCAGCGGTCGTCGAGCAAGCTTGTACAGCGACTACACGTTCGGAATCTGGAACGACGGCGAACTGGTCACATTCGCGAAGGCTTACTCGGGACTCACCGATGAAGAAATTGCGGAGGTTGACCGATTCGTCCGGGCCAACACGCTGGAACGTTTTGGACCGGTCCGCAGCGTGACGCCAAAGCTGGTCTTTGAGCTCGCGTTTGAAAACATTCAAGTCAGCAAGCGTCACAAGTCCGGTATCGCCGTCCGGTTTCCACGCATCATTCGCTGGCGACACGACCTGAAGATTGAGGCTGCAGACAGTCTGGAGTATGTGAAAGCGATGATCGAGTAGACGTCCGTCAATGTGCGGAATTGGCCCACGTGAGCATTTTGTTGTGCGAGTGCCATTCGCTCGTCCCCGGGGACGGTTGGACTCATTGAATTGAGTACGAAGAACTAACGCCGGCGTCGACGTAGCCGCGAAGTAGCCGCGTTGTGGCGACAAGCCAGTCCGACCCAACAAGCAGAATTCCGCATTCGGAAACGCATTCTCACGTAGTGTTCCCATTTGGCATCGAGTTGAATGATGCGGTGCCGCAATGGTCGCTCATCCACCGGCAGATCGGTCGAAATCTCTTCCGTTCAGGGCTCAAAGCTGCTCTTAAGGCCGAAATACAATGTCGGCATCAAACGTGCACTACA
This DNA window, taken from Fuerstiella marisgermanici, encodes the following:
- a CDS encoding ATP-dependent DNA ligase; the protein is MKRFSQLYTSLDATTKTTGKTAVLVDYFSEADPADAAWAIYFLSGKKLQRLVPMKLLRTWSAEVAGIEDWMFDECYEVVGDLAEVMALILPAPQSQSDVPLHEWVTQRLLPLKKLCEPEQRSAMVEYWQQLDQTERFVLHKLMTGAFRVGVSQKMVVKALAQRFGLPSEVLAHRLMGDWEPSAEFFNSLMNADTGDAHISQPYPFFLAHPLEAYVETLGPVTDWQAEWKWDGIRAQLLKRDDQFFIWSRGEELMTDRFPELTAIADSVPNGSAVDGEIVAFKDGGILPFSQMQRRIGRKKPGKKILSDIPVSFIAFDLLEWQGRDVREEPLTFRRQQLQGIVDAVATENPNTAIQLSKELPCQSWSDLAELRQQSRENQAEGLMLKRRDSPYRVGRPRGDWWKWKIEPYTVDAVLTYAQRGSGRRASLYSDYTFGIWNDGELVTFAKAYSGLTDEEIAEVDRFVRANTLERFGPVRSVTPKLVFELAFENIQVSKRHKSGIAVRFPRIIRWRHDLKIEAADSLEYVKAMIE